The Scyliorhinus torazame isolate Kashiwa2021f chromosome 7, sScyTor2.1, whole genome shotgun sequence genome has a window encoding:
- the LOC140426957 gene encoding interleukin-8-like yields MVSKLLLNVLPFIVLCLAFAEAQPRLPSQSRCKCIETINSLHPSMKISNVKILLKQNFCENVEIIVTLRNGRRTCLNPKSEIGKNIINYMESMKRTTKEN; encoded by the exons ATGGTCAGCAAATTGTTACTCAATGTGTTGCCATTTATTGTTTTATGTCTGGCATTTGCAGAGG ctCAACCTCGCCTGCCTAGCCAGAGTCGTTGTAAATGCATCGAGACAATAAACTCGTTACACCCTTCAATGAAAATAAGCAATGTTAAAATCCTGTTGAAACAGAATTTTTGTGAAAATGTGGAAATCAT TGTCACCTTGCGAAATGGTAGAAGAACCTGTTTGAACCCGAAGTCTGAAATTGGAAAGAATATCATTAACTATATGGAGAG CATGAAGAGAACTACAAAAGAGAACTGA